A genomic window from Shewanella vesiculosa includes:
- a CDS encoding TonB-dependent receptor: MRPSIFKKNVLATQIAILFGSIVSVGAIAAEEITVDDNIEKIEVRGMRASMKASINEKRFANSVVDSVTAEDIGKFPDGDVGESLGRIPGVAVNRQFGQGQQVSIRGASSQLTSTLLNGHSVASTGWFDQQAIDRSFNYSLLPPQMISGIEVYKSSQADLPEGGIGGTVIVKTRKPLDLESNTVFLSAKGDYGTISEETDPELSGLYSWKNENENFGFLISGAGANTQYQRNGIETLLGWGEIVPSTFQQDRERTALNVAAQYRANDALEFGLTYTGLSLKADNANTSIFLFPTQQGVSTCNQTNAAGVCTDITHTGVDAFAWNQTWAREAEMTSDTLDFNFAYDNENFKIEGSIGNTKADGGTSLTSNYGNSIGKPSDFAGHYDATGNIIDIDIANKNFSAEDYNGQLSGAGWALKKQPNTDEETYAQFDVTVPTDLGAISSIKTGIRYADHDVTQQTDAAIVGDIAVHDASYYFDGTMSSGAGFTLPKPNFDNMINDAKAAINGFTRDKSGYGTLNEKNLSVYAMANFESEGIRGNFGLRYISTDIESDYYALSSTGQFADATSTDSASYSDVLPSLNVAFDLAPDLILRTSASQVMSRPNYAELFATSTLPGLNDGTPGNEKLNRGSVSLDPFKATQADLSLEWYFSDSGLAAATYFIKDVSSFISTRQKLNQQIGINDNDLAAQGQSACGVGVYDCWTVSEKYNATGGRIEGLELQLQDSYENGLGYSINYTYADAGSPAENYPDQVGVFSDSSKHTVNLVGYYEMDAFSARLAYNWRSEYMMRELPGFYGNRQHEDYGTLDLSTTYSVTDWMDITFEAVNLTEEDSIQTGVAPLDSEVIAEFKADYPVWSFEGEARYKVGVAFRF, translated from the coding sequence ATGCGACCATCTATCTTTAAAAAAAATGTACTTGCTACTCAAATTGCGATTCTGTTTGGCAGTATAGTGTCAGTGGGTGCTATTGCAGCAGAAGAAATTACTGTTGATGATAACATTGAAAAAATTGAAGTTCGTGGGATGCGTGCCTCCATGAAAGCTTCAATTAACGAAAAACGTTTTGCTAATTCTGTAGTGGATTCAGTAACGGCAGAAGATATTGGTAAGTTTCCTGATGGCGATGTCGGTGAGTCATTAGGTCGTATCCCTGGGGTTGCAGTAAACCGCCAGTTTGGTCAAGGTCAGCAGGTTTCTATTCGTGGTGCCTCGAGCCAATTGACTAGCACATTGTTAAACGGACATTCAGTTGCATCTACTGGTTGGTTTGATCAGCAAGCCATTGACCGTAGTTTTAACTATTCGTTACTACCACCGCAAATGATCAGTGGTATCGAAGTGTATAAATCTTCGCAAGCTGATTTACCTGAAGGTGGTATCGGTGGCACGGTAATCGTTAAGACTCGTAAGCCATTAGACTTAGAGTCAAACACAGTATTTTTAAGTGCCAAAGGTGACTATGGCACGATTTCAGAAGAAACTGATCCTGAATTATCTGGCCTATATAGCTGGAAAAATGAAAACGAAAACTTCGGTTTCTTAATCTCTGGTGCTGGTGCGAACACCCAGTATCAGCGTAATGGTATTGAAACCTTGCTAGGTTGGGGTGAAATTGTTCCTTCTACCTTTCAACAAGACCGTGAACGCACAGCGTTAAACGTCGCCGCGCAATACCGTGCTAATGATGCATTAGAGTTTGGCTTAACCTACACAGGTTTAAGTCTAAAGGCTGATAATGCCAACACATCCATTTTCTTATTCCCAACTCAGCAAGGTGTTAGCACTTGTAATCAAACTAACGCTGCGGGTGTGTGTACAGATATTACTCATACAGGTGTGGATGCTTTCGCTTGGAACCAAACCTGGGCTCGAGAAGCTGAAATGACTTCTGATACCCTTGATTTTAATTTCGCTTATGATAATGAAAATTTCAAAATTGAAGGTAGTATCGGTAATACCAAGGCAGATGGTGGTACCAGTTTAACCTCTAACTACGGTAACTCAATCGGTAAGCCTTCAGATTTTGCTGGCCACTATGATGCAACGGGCAATATCATTGACATCGATATTGCTAATAAAAACTTTAGTGCTGAAGACTACAATGGCCAATTATCTGGCGCGGGTTGGGCATTAAAGAAACAGCCTAATACCGACGAAGAAACCTATGCCCAGTTTGATGTGACAGTGCCAACAGATTTAGGGGCCATTTCGTCAATCAAAACAGGTATTCGTTATGCTGACCACGATGTGACTCAACAAACTGATGCAGCAATAGTTGGTGATATCGCCGTTCATGATGCCTCTTATTATTTTGACGGCACAATGAGCTCGGGTGCTGGTTTTACTTTGCCTAAGCCAAACTTTGATAACATGATTAACGATGCTAAAGCGGCAATTAACGGTTTTACTCGTGACAAGTCTGGTTACGGTACATTGAACGAGAAAAACCTATCAGTGTATGCAATGGCTAACTTCGAGTCTGAAGGCATTCGTGGTAACTTTGGTTTACGTTATATCTCTACCGACATTGAATCTGACTACTATGCACTCAGTTCTACAGGTCAGTTTGCAGATGCAACATCAACAGATTCTGCTAGTTACAGTGATGTGTTACCAAGCTTAAACGTCGCGTTTGATTTAGCTCCAGATCTGATTTTACGTACTTCTGCATCACAAGTAATGTCTCGCCCTAACTATGCAGAGCTATTTGCTACGTCAACATTACCGGGTTTAAACGATGGTACTCCTGGTAACGAGAAGCTTAACCGTGGTTCTGTTTCATTAGACCCATTTAAAGCAACTCAAGCCGACTTAAGTTTAGAGTGGTATTTCAGCGATTCAGGTTTAGCTGCAGCAACTTACTTTATTAAAGATGTAAGTTCATTCATTTCAACTCGTCAAAAGTTAAACCAACAAATTGGTATTAACGATAATGACCTTGCTGCTCAAGGCCAAAGTGCTTGTGGAGTCGGTGTATATGATTGCTGGACGGTAAGTGAAAAATACAATGCTACCGGTGGTCGTATTGAAGGTCTTGAATTGCAACTTCAAGATTCATATGAAAACGGTTTAGGTTACTCTATTAACTATACTTATGCAGATGCAGGTTCTCCTGCTGAAAACTACCCTGATCAAGTGGGTGTGTTCTCTGATTCGTCTAAGCATACAGTTAACTTAGTCGGTTACTATGAGATGGATGCATTTTCAGCCCGCTTGGCCTATAACTGGCGCAGCGAATACATGATGCGTGAATTACCTGGCTTCTATGGTAACCGTCAACATGAAGACTATGGCACACTTGATTTAAGCACAACATACAGCGTGACAGATTGGATGGATATAACGTTTGAAGCTGTTAACTTAACCGAAGAAGACAGCATCCAAACAGGTGTTGCACCACTAGACTCTGAAGTGATTGCTGAGTTTAAAGCAGACTACCCAGTGTGGAGCTTTGAAGGTGAAGCTCGCTATAAAGTGGGTGTCGCATTCCGTTTCTAA
- a CDS encoding PilX N-terminal domain-containing pilus assembly protein: protein MKKQKGIVLFFSLIVLIIMTLIGVALAVNSTQSLRMADAGAQRLDAKAVADGGLAQVISDNSGSLLANLSAKKTANVFGGSQVITPLPESGVRDVGCQRTSNATGANLVSCRRVEVTSTVAFGRDNLGTLTVASGVEQQVLTGN from the coding sequence ATGAAAAAACAGAAAGGTATAGTGCTTTTTTTCTCATTAATAGTGTTGATAATTATGACTTTGATCGGTGTCGCTTTGGCTGTGAACTCTACTCAATCACTGAGGATGGCAGATGCTGGAGCACAAAGGTTAGATGCCAAAGCTGTTGCCGATGGAGGATTAGCCCAAGTAATCTCTGATAATTCTGGATCACTTCTGGCTAATTTATCAGCTAAAAAAACAGCCAATGTGTTTGGCGGATCACAGGTGATAACACCTTTGCCTGAGAGTGGTGTTCGAGATGTAGGTTGTCAAAGAACTTCTAATGCGACAGGCGCAAATTTAGTCAGTTGCAGAAGAGTAGAAGTAACTAGTACCGTTGCTTTTGGGCGAGATAACCTAGGTACGTTAACGGTAGCATCTGGCGTAGAGCAGCAAGTGCTAACAGGGAATTGA
- a CDS encoding family 20 glycosylhydrolase, producing MKTTWTFSAIIMSFYLVACTPSQSSAPMSEMALQSWSQDDLAKFADDVSVTYRLVSNLTDEACADGAKATERCFIAEIDFTSSYDMLLADWAIYFSQMRPVQAVLSDEFTIEQIKGDLHRITPTAAFTGFHAGQANTLRFRGELWQLSETDAMPNYYIVANDAQGVELTPQVINSTRVQQDPETNMEVRPYAQAFTDAKRQYQRSPTDKLVWAKPEILFTQNNTVSADASLTVDSLLPTPKSQVIVANGKAISLHQGINISRQNLVDVRLELHDIQAALARLERIGVRQSSAGVPLVFERLSQDNNQSTDRYELIINQQNMIIKAANASGFSYGISSLSSLLNIDSLTVNPMQIKDSPRYVYRGMHVDVSRNFHSKQFILDLLDQMAAYKLNKLHLHMGDDEGWRLEIDGLPELTDVGSKRCHDLSETRCILPQLGSGPFSDTKVNGFYSKEDYIDIIKYANARQIQVIPSMDMPGHSRAAIKSMEVRYRNMMAKADKQAANEFILADSNDTTQYSSVQYYNDNTLNVCMESTYRFIDKVITEIAKLHEQAGQPLETYHIGADETAGAWLESPICQAFIASNQYGVTDINHVGAYFIERVANMLADKGIQPAGWSDGMSHTSPARMPAHSQSNVWDLVSHKGYQRAHQQANNGWTTVLSNPEVLYFDFPYEADPKEHGYYWGTRALNSHHVFSFMPGNLPANAEQWFDIEGQPFEADDRPQLDDTGKQTSGPMKAGETVDGIQGQIWSETLRSDQTVEYMIYPRLLMLAERAWYKPEWEVPYQYAGAVYNQTTDHFTTTMRQQQARQWQKIANHLGNKELAKLDNAGINYRVPTVGAVINDGILSANIAFPGLQIEYREGDKPWQVYTSAVAVKRPVDVRAVAANGKRKGRTLRVD from the coding sequence ATGAAAACAACTTGGACGTTTAGTGCCATAATTATGTCTTTCTACTTAGTCGCATGTACACCATCACAATCATCAGCGCCTATGTCGGAAATGGCTTTGCAGTCTTGGAGTCAAGATGATTTAGCCAAATTTGCAGATGACGTGAGCGTAACATATCGCTTAGTGTCTAATTTAACCGACGAAGCCTGCGCTGATGGTGCCAAAGCGACTGAGCGTTGTTTTATTGCTGAGATTGATTTCACCAGTTCATACGATATGTTGCTAGCTGATTGGGCTATTTACTTTAGCCAAATGCGACCTGTACAAGCAGTATTAAGTGATGAGTTTACGATTGAGCAAATTAAAGGTGATCTTCATCGAATAACTCCGACCGCCGCTTTTACTGGTTTTCATGCAGGACAAGCCAACACACTGCGTTTTCGTGGCGAATTGTGGCAACTCTCTGAAACTGATGCCATGCCCAATTACTATATTGTGGCTAACGATGCTCAAGGTGTTGAGCTGACCCCGCAAGTGATTAATAGTACTCGTGTACAGCAAGACCCTGAAACCAATATGGAAGTTCGACCTTATGCTCAAGCATTTACCGATGCTAAAAGACAGTATCAGCGCAGCCCAACAGACAAATTAGTCTGGGCTAAGCCGGAAATACTGTTTACCCAAAATAATACGGTATCTGCCGATGCCAGTTTAACCGTTGATTCATTACTACCGACTCCTAAATCGCAAGTTATTGTTGCTAATGGCAAGGCGATATCCTTGCATCAAGGTATTAATATTAGTCGCCAAAACCTGGTCGATGTGCGGCTCGAACTGCACGATATTCAAGCCGCATTAGCTCGCCTGGAGCGCATTGGTGTCAGGCAATCGAGTGCAGGCGTCCCGTTAGTATTCGAGCGATTATCTCAGGACAATAACCAAAGCACAGATCGCTATGAGTTAATTATTAATCAACAAAATATGATCATTAAAGCCGCTAATGCTAGTGGATTTAGTTATGGTATTTCATCGTTAAGTTCATTACTGAATATTGACTCGTTAACCGTTAACCCTATGCAGATAAAAGACAGTCCTCGATACGTTTATCGAGGGATGCACGTTGATGTGTCTCGTAATTTTCACAGTAAGCAGTTTATTTTAGATTTGCTAGATCAAATGGCAGCTTATAAATTAAACAAACTGCATTTACATATGGGCGATGATGAAGGATGGCGATTAGAAATTGACGGTTTACCGGAACTTACCGATGTTGGTAGTAAACGTTGTCACGACTTGTCTGAAACTCGTTGTATTTTACCACAGCTAGGCAGTGGGCCTTTTTCGGATACTAAGGTGAATGGTTTCTATAGCAAAGAGGATTATATTGATATTATTAAGTACGCCAATGCTCGACAAATTCAAGTGATCCCTTCAATGGACATGCCTGGTCATTCACGCGCAGCGATCAAATCGATGGAGGTTCGTTATCGAAATATGATGGCAAAAGCGGATAAACAGGCGGCAAATGAGTTCATATTAGCGGACTCAAACGATACAACACAGTATTCATCGGTACAGTATTACAACGACAACACATTAAACGTCTGTATGGAGTCTACTTACCGTTTCATAGATAAAGTGATTACTGAAATCGCTAAATTACATGAACAAGCGGGGCAGCCGTTAGAGACCTATCATATCGGTGCAGATGAAACCGCAGGCGCTTGGCTTGAGTCGCCTATTTGCCAAGCGTTTATAGCGAGCAACCAATACGGTGTCACTGATATCAATCATGTTGGCGCTTATTTCATTGAACGTGTCGCTAATATGTTAGCCGACAAAGGTATTCAACCAGCAGGTTGGAGTGATGGCATGAGCCACACGAGTCCAGCCCGCATGCCTGCTCATTCTCAAAGTAATGTCTGGGATCTCGTATCACATAAAGGCTATCAACGCGCTCACCAACAAGCTAATAACGGTTGGACGACGGTATTGTCCAACCCTGAAGTGCTTTACTTTGATTTTCCCTATGAAGCTGACCCAAAGGAACATGGTTACTATTGGGGAACTCGAGCCTTGAATAGCCATCATGTTTTTAGCTTCATGCCAGGTAACTTACCCGCTAATGCCGAACAATGGTTCGATATAGAAGGGCAACCTTTTGAAGCCGATGACCGTCCTCAATTAGACGATACAGGCAAGCAAACTAGTGGCCCAATGAAGGCTGGTGAAACTGTTGACGGTATACAAGGGCAAATATGGAGTGAAACGTTACGCAGTGATCAAACCGTTGAGTATATGATTTATCCGCGACTATTAATGTTAGCAGAGCGAGCATGGTATAAACCTGAATGGGAAGTGCCATACCAATACGCAGGGGCTGTGTATAACCAAACAACAGATCATTTCACTACTACAATGCGTCAACAGCAAGCACGTCAATGGCAAAAAATCGCCAACCACCTAGGCAATAAAGAACTGGCAAAGTTAGATAATGCAGGTATTAATTATCGTGTTCCCACCGTTGGTGCAGTAATTAACGACGGCATATTAAGTGCGAATATTGCTTTTCCTGGCTTACAGATAGAATATCGGGAAGGTGATAAGCCTTGGCAAGTATATACCTCGGCGGTGGCGGTGAAACGCCCTGTTGATGTTAGAGCAGTAGCCGCTAATGGTAAGCGAAAAGGCCGAACTCTGCGTGTAGACTAA
- a CDS encoding P-II family nitrogen regulator, whose protein sequence is MIKPFKLDDVRESLAEIGITGMTVSEVKGFGRQKGHTELYRGAEYMVDFLPKVKIELVIQDELLERAIDVIVDTARTGKIGDGKIFVTDVERVIRIRTGEENEEAV, encoded by the coding sequence ATTATTAAACCGTTTAAACTTGATGATGTGCGTGAGTCACTTGCTGAAATTGGCATTACGGGTATGACAGTATCTGAAGTTAAAGGTTTTGGCCGTCAAAAAGGTCATACAGAGCTCTATCGTGGTGCAGAATACATGGTGGATTTTTTACCTAAAGTAAAAATCGAGCTCGTTATTCAAGATGAGCTTTTAGAGCGTGCAATCGATGTCATCGTTGATACTGCTAGAACCGGAAAGATTGGTGATGGTAAAATTTTTGTAACCGATGTAGAGCGTGTTATTCGTATTCGTACCGGCGAAGAAAATGAAGAAGCAGTTTAA
- a CDS encoding NAD(P)/FAD-dependent oxidoreductase encodes MVQRIVIVGGGAAGLALASKLGRKFGKNPLVDISLIDKNTVHIWKPKLHEVAVGVIDQSIEGLQYRDHGLKNGYRYIRGAIDQCDPNIKQIQLAPVYNDEGEIIIAARNIEYDTLVLALGGVSNSFNTPGAEKHCIFLDSLDSANLFHHKLMDALLQLNETQDQLGIGIVGAGATGVELAAELHHVIESVREYGYQNISKDHLDINLIEASSKILPQLPEQVSTRAQTVLSKLGVKLHLGVQVKEVTKEGFVTATGETIKANIKVWAAGVKGPKVFEHFTQLPVTPRNQIDVDDCMHVKGIDDIYALGDCAQLILPSGKPVPPRAQAAAQMADCLYANICLKMKQQPEKPFVYKDYGSLVSLSRFSAVGNLMGSLRSGDFFVEGHIARLMYISLYQRHLASLYGWFSASVYRIAQKLLRWQRPKLKLH; translated from the coding sequence ATGGTTCAGCGAATTGTTATCGTAGGTGGTGGGGCGGCAGGGTTAGCGTTGGCTTCAAAATTGGGACGAAAATTTGGTAAAAACCCGTTAGTTGATATTAGTTTAATAGATAAAAATACCGTTCACATTTGGAAGCCCAAATTGCACGAAGTGGCAGTTGGTGTCATTGATCAATCAATTGAAGGGCTACAGTATCGAGATCACGGTTTAAAGAACGGTTACCGGTATATTCGTGGCGCTATTGATCAATGTGATCCTAACATCAAACAAATCCAGCTGGCTCCAGTGTACAACGATGAAGGTGAGATCATTATTGCTGCGCGCAATATTGAATATGATACGCTTGTTTTAGCATTGGGAGGCGTTTCAAATAGCTTTAATACACCAGGCGCTGAAAAACATTGTATTTTCTTAGACAGCTTAGATAGTGCTAATCTGTTTCATCATAAGCTCATGGATGCACTATTACAGCTTAATGAAACCCAAGACCAGTTAGGTATAGGTATTGTAGGAGCTGGCGCCACAGGCGTTGAGCTTGCTGCTGAACTACATCATGTTATTGAATCTGTAAGAGAGTATGGCTACCAAAATATTTCTAAAGATCATTTAGACATAAACTTAATTGAGGCATCAAGCAAAATCCTCCCGCAATTACCAGAGCAAGTCAGTACAAGAGCACAAACTGTACTGTCAAAGTTAGGCGTTAAATTGCATTTAGGTGTGCAGGTTAAAGAAGTCACTAAAGAAGGTTTCGTTACAGCTACTGGCGAGACTATCAAAGCCAACATTAAAGTATGGGCAGCAGGCGTAAAAGGTCCGAAAGTTTTTGAACACTTTACTCAACTTCCGGTCACTCCCCGTAATCAAATCGATGTAGATGATTGTATGCATGTTAAAGGCATTGATGATATTTACGCCTTAGGTGACTGTGCGCAACTTATTTTACCATCAGGTAAACCTGTGCCACCAAGGGCCCAAGCGGCAGCCCAAATGGCCGATTGCCTTTATGCCAATATTTGCTTAAAGATGAAACAACAACCAGAAAAGCCTTTCGTGTATAAGGACTATGGTTCATTGGTTTCACTTAGTCGTTTTTCAGCAGTGGGTAATTTAATGGGCAGTCTACGTTCAGGAGACTTTTTTGTTGAAGGTCATATCGCGCGTTTGATGTATATTTCGCTTTATCAGCGTCATTTAGCCAGTTTATATGGCTGGTTCTCGGCCTCAGTATATCGTATTGCGCAAAAACTACTGCGCTGGCAACGTCCTAAACTTAAGTTGCATTAA
- a CDS encoding GspH/FimT family pseudopilin, giving the protein MRFSIHENGFSLIEVIITTLVASIMSLIAIPLFNDLIEQIRARSNIQVIQQTIQLGRNMAISYGARVTICPLVENVCSEDWSLGLSVFIDQGEKNQLDANDQLLQQTSPFNENDYIRYNRPAIRFQPDGLASGTNGTLTYCPGKVDSEYSKAVIVNQAGRVRISKQKNIECKK; this is encoded by the coding sequence ATGAGATTTTCTATTCATGAAAATGGCTTCAGTTTGATTGAAGTTATTATTACCACGCTAGTCGCTTCAATCATGTCATTGATAGCTATCCCCCTTTTTAATGACTTGATTGAACAAATCAGAGCCAGAAGTAATATTCAAGTTATTCAACAAACTATTCAATTAGGCCGAAATATGGCCATAAGTTACGGCGCAAGGGTAACGATTTGCCCTTTAGTTGAAAACGTGTGTTCTGAGGATTGGAGTCTTGGGCTAAGTGTTTTTATTGACCAAGGTGAAAAAAATCAACTTGATGCGAATGACCAACTACTCCAACAGACATCACCGTTTAATGAAAATGATTATATTAGATATAACCGCCCGGCGATCCGCTTTCAACCTGATGGACTCGCTTCTGGCACTAATGGCACATTAACTTATTGCCCTGGAAAGGTTGATAGTGAATATTCAAAAGCGGTTATTGTTAATCAAGCCGGTAGGGTAAGGATATCAAAACAGAAAAATATAGAATGTAAAAAGTAA
- a CDS encoding SapC family protein, with protein sequence MSNQITLLDPAKHSDLKIVSSDYTHIAEQHIVPVTLHEIGRAATEYPIVFVKNSDTGEFQSVAMLGLKPGQNLSVKDGKWLGLYIPAVIRDYPLGLVLNPDVKDKVWIGIREQSKDVSTTEGQALFEAEKETPFLEARKQELISHYEQDQATRGILGFLAEQGLLVSQTLTVDVAGEKRNINGLYLIDEQKLNQLSDEAFLELKKRGILGPIFGHLGSLNQVNRLARMEVLGR encoded by the coding sequence ATGTCCAACCAAATTACTCTACTCGACCCAGCTAAACACAGTGATCTCAAAATAGTTTCTAGTGATTACACACATATAGCAGAACAACATATTGTGCCTGTGACCTTACATGAAATTGGCCGTGCTGCGACAGAGTACCCCATTGTATTTGTTAAAAATAGTGACACCGGTGAGTTTCAATCGGTGGCAATGCTCGGTCTTAAACCCGGCCAAAACCTAAGTGTAAAAGACGGTAAGTGGTTAGGGTTATATATTCCTGCCGTAATCCGTGACTATCCGCTTGGCTTAGTGTTGAATCCAGACGTAAAAGACAAAGTGTGGATTGGTATTCGTGAGCAGTCTAAAGATGTCAGCACTACTGAAGGCCAAGCGCTATTTGAAGCGGAAAAAGAGACCCCATTCTTAGAGGCTCGTAAGCAAGAGTTAATTAGCCATTATGAGCAAGACCAAGCGACAAGAGGCATCTTAGGCTTTTTAGCGGAGCAGGGATTACTCGTAAGTCAAACATTAACCGTAGATGTTGCAGGCGAGAAACGTAATATTAACGGCTTATATCTCATTGACGAGCAAAAATTAAATCAGCTATCCGATGAGGCATTTTTAGAACTAAAAAAACGTGGCATTTTAGGGCCTATTTTTGGCCATCTCGGCTCGTTAAATCAAGTTAATCGACTTGCGCGCATGGAAGTATTAGGCCGCTAG
- a CDS encoding TapY2 family type IVa secretion system protein codes for MIKLLIMCLFIVPFGLVAKTDDRQDYKCHITSLSVGERVLFYRWKNKDAKLNEAKLSGKQFKDSGSGNKYFIKEVSECLPLGETFKLESAQKIDSKTLR; via the coding sequence ATGATAAAATTATTAATAATGTGCCTGTTTATAGTTCCATTTGGGTTAGTCGCTAAAACAGACGACAGGCAAGATTATAAATGTCATATCACTTCGTTGTCTGTAGGCGAAAGAGTTTTGTTCTATCGATGGAAAAACAAAGACGCTAAATTGAATGAAGCAAAATTATCAGGTAAGCAGTTTAAAGATAGTGGTTCAGGTAATAAATATTTTATAAAAGAAGTTAGTGAATGTTTACCTTTGGGTGAAACGTTTAAATTAGAGTCGGCACAAAAAATAGATAGCAAAACTCTTCGCTAA
- a CDS encoding type IV pilin protein: protein MKKVFFGGFTLIELMITVAIVAILASIAYPSYIEYVTRSGRSEGVSAVMRVANLQEQFYMDNRSFAEDMTKLGLSEPFLTENGYYSVDSVGTTSYTITATAAGSQASRDTNCKKITLTSIGVKGPSEECWK from the coding sequence ATGAAGAAAGTATTTTTTGGCGGTTTTACTCTAATAGAGCTAATGATTACCGTTGCTATTGTAGCGATCTTGGCAAGTATAGCTTATCCATCATACATTGAGTATGTTACTCGAAGCGGCCGTTCTGAGGGAGTTTCTGCTGTGATGAGAGTCGCTAACTTGCAGGAACAATTTTATATGGACAATCGTTCCTTTGCCGAAGATATGACCAAATTGGGGTTGTCTGAGCCTTTTTTAACCGAGAATGGTTACTATTCAGTTGATTCAGTCGGCACCACTTCATATACCATTACGGCGACCGCAGCCGGTAGCCAAGCTTCGCGTGATACAAACTGTAAAAAAATAACGTTAACATCTATAGGCGTTAAAGGCCCTTCTGAGGAGTGCTGGAAATGA
- a CDS encoding LacI family DNA-binding transcriptional regulator: MKVTINDVAKYAGVSIKTVSRVTNKEPSVKQATIDKVNQAITALNYQPNLAARNLASTSSYVIGFIYDNPNAYYVIDMQNGILSACKDRGFELLIHPCNAKSETICDELTTMVKHARLAGLVLTPPMSEDPNILAALDQIGANYVKIIAGEKIINSNGLTVLVNDQRGAVEITQHLIDLGHKHIAFLSGDLQHESTKERLLGFKKALKNNFLTLNTDWVLEGEYSFESGLAGANKLIAMAKRPTAIVACNDEIAAGALFAARLAGLDIPTELSIVGFEDSPFSRQTWPKLTTVHQPNIEIAQIATQLLIDKRKNQTTETFRCFTPTPVIRNSTTSPT; the protein is encoded by the coding sequence ATGAAAGTAACGATTAACGACGTCGCAAAATATGCCGGCGTATCGATAAAAACTGTTTCACGGGTGACAAATAAAGAACCCTCAGTAAAACAAGCCACCATTGATAAAGTAAACCAAGCGATAACAGCATTAAATTACCAACCGAATTTAGCAGCAAGAAATTTAGCGAGCACTAGCTCGTATGTTATTGGTTTTATTTACGATAACCCCAATGCATACTATGTCATTGATATGCAAAACGGTATTTTATCTGCCTGTAAAGACAGAGGATTTGAATTACTTATTCATCCATGTAATGCAAAATCCGAGACCATTTGTGATGAGCTGACCACTATGGTTAAGCATGCTAGATTGGCAGGGTTGGTACTTACACCACCGATGTCCGAAGACCCTAATATTTTGGCAGCCTTAGACCAGATAGGTGCTAATTACGTTAAAATTATTGCTGGTGAAAAGATCATCAATAGTAACGGATTGACGGTATTGGTTAATGACCAAAGAGGTGCGGTTGAAATTACTCAACATCTTATTGATTTGGGCCATAAACACATTGCATTTCTTAGTGGTGATTTACAACATGAATCAACAAAAGAGCGATTACTTGGATTTAAGAAAGCGTTAAAAAACAACTTTCTAACTCTAAATACTGATTGGGTGCTTGAAGGGGAATACTCATTCGAGTCCGGTTTAGCTGGTGCAAATAAACTCATTGCTATGGCTAAACGGCCGACTGCAATTGTTGCCTGTAACGATGAGATTGCCGCTGGAGCATTATTCGCAGCGCGATTAGCTGGACTCGATATTCCAACAGAACTATCTATTGTCGGTTTTGAAGATAGCCCATTCTCTCGTCAAACATGGCCTAAATTAACCACAGTCCATCAACCCAATATCGAAATTGCTCAAATTGCGACGCAACTGTTAATTGATAAACGCAAAAATCAAACAACTGAAACGTTCAGATGCTTTACTCCAACACCGGTTATTCGTAACTCAACAACCTCGCCTACATAA